A stretch of Sulfurimonas xiamenensis DNA encodes these proteins:
- a CDS encoding class I SAM-dependent methyltransferase — translation MTNLDLYAKAEHLLGIEEATEALYDLYRSELDEYKIKTLLDVGCGRGGFMQRMASDGVECKGIDLSSLMIDECRAQGLDAECADVSEVGGKYDAVVAIFDVLNFLNQDQLLKFLDAVSDRLNDNGVFIADINTLYGFKDVAEGTMSSENDKEFLVVDAVFEDDKLYTKFTLFEKEKDSKYVKYQDTIVQYFHKIRAFEKLSGLKLAEKQTFSLYDTKDKTLLIFKKR, via the coding sequence ATGACAAATTTGGATCTTTATGCAAAAGCTGAACATCTGCTTGGAATTGAAGAGGCAACAGAGGCTCTTTATGATCTTTACCGTTCGGAATTAGATGAATACAAGATAAAAACACTTCTAGATGTGGGCTGCGGCCGCGGTGGTTTTATGCAGCGTATGGCAAGCGATGGAGTAGAGTGCAAGGGGATTGACCTTAGTTCTCTTATGATAGATGAGTGCAGAGCGCAGGGTTTAGATGCCGAGTGTGCGGATGTAAGTGAAGTAGGCGGTAAATATGATGCTGTTGTAGCTATATTTGATGTACTCAATTTTTTAAATCAAGACCAACTTCTAAAATTTTTAGATGCTGTGTCGGATAGATTGAATGATAATGGAGTTTTTATAGCTGATATTAATACTCTATACGGTTTTAAAGATGTTGCAGAGGGTACGATGAGCAGCGAAAATGATAAAGAGTTTTTAGTTGTAGATGCAGTATTTGAAGATGATAAACTATATACAAAATTTACTCTTTTTGAAAAAGAAAAAGATTCAAAATATGTAAAATATCAGGATACTATAGTTCAATATTTTCACAAAATCAGAGCTTTTGAAAAACTCTCCGGTCTGAAATTGGCAGAAAAGCAAACTTTCTCTCTTTATGACACAAAAGATAAAACACTTCTTATCTTTAAAAAGAGATAG
- a CDS encoding metallophosphoesterase, which produces MNYILFFSAFIGVFILLNMYISKRLIHKLDVSDKTKLYLRIFLVLNLIGIVCYMLARYYIDTPSWLYFIFSVPIGILFLLFCTAVVYDISRVFLLFAPISKSRRNFLKKSLDVTSLAAAATVTLKSIYNARFVEVQKVNIKIKNLKEPYKIVQLSDLHIGGLIDRDFIKDIVKKTNALNPDIVVITGDLIDIDILSAKKIINELTKLNSKFGIYYIVGNHEYFHDIAKIIKTVKSLGIRVLENENIYIGEKNIGFNLAGVYDIFGYRTKNYMPDLQKALQGAEKKAPTILLAHQPRYINEVNKGVDLVLSGHTHGGQLYPFKILVKLQQNYVSGLHQHNENMQIYINKGTGFWGPPMRLGASSEISEITISPV; this is translated from the coding sequence ATGAACTATATTCTCTTTTTCAGCGCTTTTATCGGTGTTTTTATCTTACTAAATATGTATATATCAAAGCGACTTATTCATAAGTTGGATGTCTCTGATAAAACAAAACTCTATTTGCGTATTTTCCTTGTTTTAAACCTTATCGGCATTGTCTGTTATATGCTTGCCAGATACTATATTGATACGCCTAGCTGGCTCTATTTTATCTTTTCTGTTCCTATCGGCATCCTCTTTTTACTCTTCTGCACTGCTGTTGTTTATGATATATCAAGAGTCTTTCTGCTGTTTGCGCCAATCTCTAAATCAAGAAGAAATTTTTTAAAAAAATCACTGGATGTCACCTCCTTGGCGGCCGCGGCTACTGTAACTCTCAAATCTATATACAATGCCAGATTTGTTGAAGTACAAAAGGTGAATATAAAAATCAAAAACCTAAAAGAGCCGTATAAAATTGTTCAACTTAGCGATCTGCATATCGGTGGCTTAATTGATAGAGACTTTATAAAAGATATCGTTAAAAAAACAAATGCTTTAAATCCCGATATTGTTGTTATAACAGGTGATCTGATAGATATAGATATATTGAGTGCTAAAAAGATTATAAATGAACTGACAAAATTAAATTCTAAATTCGGAATATACTATATTGTGGGAAATCATGAATATTTCCACGATATAGCAAAAATTATAAAAACAGTAAAATCTTTAGGCATCAGAGTACTTGAAAATGAAAACATATATATTGGAGAGAAAAACATAGGATTTAACCTCGCAGGCGTTTATGATATTTTTGGATATAGAACAAAAAACTATATGCCTGACTTGCAAAAAGCGCTCCAAGGAGCAGAGAAAAAAGCTCCTACCATACTTTTGGCTCATCAGCCGAGATATATTAATGAAGTTAATAAAGGGGTTGATTTAGTATTAAGCGGTCATACGCATGGAGGACAACTCTATCCTTTTAAAATTTTGGTAAAACTTCAACAAAATTATGTAAGCGGTCTCCATCAACACAATGAAAATATGCAAATCTATATAAACAAAGGTACAGGTTTCTGGGGACCGCCTATGAGGTTGGGTGCCAGCAGTGAAATAAGTGAAATCACTATATCTCCCGTGTAA
- a CDS encoding class I SAM-dependent methyltransferase, protein MRKCKICDNETIDIVDNKTKKIYHKCLECEYIFLDEFFYVDEVREKKHYDKHHNSFESLGYVKMFEDLIEEFVAPLKENIKSALDFGCGEGEVLPILLERNNIVCDRYDLFYFPQKVYLGKEYDIILSTEVFEHLKNPLEIFKELLSYVKKDGYLLLMSTFHPSNDEKFLKWWYIRDITHIGFFNLKTFEYIADALDVKIVKHNLKNIIIFQK, encoded by the coding sequence ATGAGAAAATGTAAAATATGTGATAATGAAACAATAGACATAGTTGATAATAAAACAAAAAAAATATATCACAAATGTTTAGAGTGTGAATATATCTTTTTGGATGAGTTTTTTTATGTAGATGAGGTGCGCGAAAAAAAGCATTATGACAAGCATCATAACAGTTTTGAATCTTTAGGATATGTAAAAATGTTTGAGGATTTAATAGAGGAGTTTGTAGCTCCATTGAAGGAAAATATAAAGAGTGCGCTTGATTTTGGATGCGGTGAAGGTGAAGTCTTGCCTATACTTTTGGAGAGAAATAACATTGTATGTGACAGATATGATCTTTTCTATTTTCCACAAAAAGTTTATTTAGGAAAAGAGTATGATATTATACTCTCAACTGAAGTTTTTGAACATCTGAAAAATCCTCTTGAAATCTTTAAAGAGTTGCTTTCTTATGTAAAAAAAGATGGTTATTTGCTTCTTATGAGTACCTTTCACCCATCAAATGATGAAAAATTTTTAAAGTGGTGGTATATTAGAGATATTACTCATATAGGCTTTTTTAATTTGAAAACATTTGAGTATATTGCAGATGCATTAGATGTAAAAATAGTTAAACATAATCTTAAAAATATTATCATTTTTCAAAAGTGA
- a CDS encoding YceI family protein, protein MKKIFFFLLMVFSTFLSANTKGGCELSQIGAVEVYWTAYKTAAKVGVQGSFDSVEYTPAAKSGENFRSILVGSKVAIDTATINSKHKQRDETLYRFFFDIMSDKDIEAKIVDIKADKRVKNAPRTGVVTIEIEMNGVKKTAPMKYSFSEGVFEAKGVIDILDFSANRALSSINKACFDLHEGKTWSDVAISFKMKIEAKLCNTK, encoded by the coding sequence GTGAAAAAAATATTTTTTTTCTTATTAATGGTATTTTCTACTTTTTTAAGTGCAAATACCAAAGGTGGTTGTGAACTTTCTCAAATCGGAGCTGTTGAGGTTTACTGGACAGCTTATAAAACAGCAGCAAAAGTTGGTGTGCAGGGCAGTTTTGATAGTGTAGAGTATACTCCGGCTGCAAAAAGCGGGGAGAATTTCCGTTCTATTTTGGTTGGCTCGAAAGTTGCTATAGATACGGCAACTATAAACTCAAAGCATAAGCAGCGTGATGAAACACTCTATAGATTCTTTTTTGACATAATGAGTGACAAAGACATAGAAGCAAAAATTGTAGATATCAAAGCTGATAAAAGAGTTAAAAATGCTCCCAGAACAGGTGTTGTAACTATTGAGATAGAGATGAATGGGGTTAAAAAAACAGCTCCTATGAAATATAGCTTTAGTGAAGGTGTTTTTGAAGCAAAAGGCGTGATTGATATTTTAGATTTTAGCGCCAACAGAGCGCTTTCATCAATTAACAAAGCATGTTTTGACCTTCATGAAGGAAAAACATGGAGTGATGTTGCAATAAGTTTTAAAATGAAAATAGAAGCAAAACTTTGCAATACTAAATAA
- the pdxA gene encoding 4-hydroxythreonine-4-phosphate dehydrogenase, with protein sequence MKPRIAISVGDLNGVGIEIALKSHKEISAFCTPIYCINSFMLNQACKLLNMELPADFQTFGVKGGFEIKAGCVDKDSGKYSYDSFITAIKLCENKDADAVVTMPIHKEAWMLSGVKYKGHTDLLREYFKKDAIMMLGCEKMFVALYTEHIPLKDVPNLIKKEKLLHFLIDLNRSVPEKKFAVLGLNPHAGDNGVLGSEEREIEEAIKEANKTIGEELFFGAIVPDIAFTPRFRASFTHFVAMYHDQGLAPLKALYFDESVNISLNLPIIRTSVDHGTAFDIAYKGRANTLSYINALKSAVEFIDMKKSNI encoded by the coding sequence ATGAAGCCTCGCATAGCCATAAGTGTCGGTGACTTAAACGGTGTCGGAATAGAGATAGCTCTTAAGTCCCACAAAGAGATTTCTGCTTTTTGTACCCCTATCTACTGCATAAATTCTTTTATGTTGAATCAGGCTTGCAAACTCTTAAATATGGAACTGCCTGCTGATTTTCAAACTTTTGGAGTGAAAGGCGGTTTTGAGATAAAAGCCGGCTGCGTAGACAAAGATTCAGGAAAATACTCTTACGACTCTTTTATCACTGCAATCAAACTATGTGAAAATAAAGATGCTGATGCAGTTGTAACCATGCCAATTCACAAAGAAGCATGGATGCTCTCGGGAGTCAAATACAAAGGACATACCGATCTGCTTCGCGAATATTTTAAAAAAGATGCCATTATGATGCTTGGATGCGAAAAGATGTTTGTTGCTCTCTATACGGAACATATACCGCTAAAGGATGTGCCAAACTTAATCAAAAAAGAGAAACTGCTTCATTTTTTGATTGATTTAAACAGATCTGTTCCAGAGAAAAAATTTGCTGTTTTAGGATTAAATCCTCATGCCGGAGACAATGGAGTTTTAGGGAGTGAAGAGAGAGAGATAGAAGAAGCTATCAAAGAAGCAAACAAAACGATAGGAGAGGAGCTTTTTTTCGGTGCGATTGTGCCAGATATCGCATTTACACCCCGCTTTAGAGCCTCTTTTACACACTTTGTCGCTATGTACCATGATCAAGGTTTAGCACCTCTAAAAGCACTCTACTTTGATGAGAGTGTAAATATTTCACTTAATCTGCCGATTATAAGAACATCGGTAGATCACGGAACTGCCTTTGATATCGCTTACAAAGGCAGAGCAAACACGCTTAGTTATATAAATGCGCTTAAGAGTGCAGTTGAATTTATAGATATGAAAAAATCTAATATTTAA
- a CDS encoding pyridoxine 5'-phosphate synthase has product MKLGVNIDHVAVLREARKVNDPDILNALYVACANGADQITIHLREDRRHIQDVDAYNIMRHSTLPVNLECAINRDILNIVADLKPHRATFVPEKREEVTTEGGLDVFRYENDIAYAVELLHDYLIPVSLFVDPTIEAIEKSKELGAEMVELHTGSFANIYAMLNSSLSYSNHSIKELELPRNELAIKLEKSIQNIADVSAYAKKIGLEVAAGHGLNYHNVSHMMRIKEITELNIGQSIIARSVFSGLAEAVKEMKRLTTRELNI; this is encoded by the coding sequence ATGAAATTAGGTGTAAATATCGACCATGTGGCAGTTTTAAGAGAGGCTAGAAAGGTAAATGACCCAGATATTTTAAATGCTCTGTATGTTGCCTGTGCAAATGGTGCCGATCAGATAACCATTCATTTAAGAGAGGATAGACGCCACATTCAAGATGTTGATGCCTATAACATTATGAGACACTCCACTCTTCCCGTAAACCTCGAGTGTGCAATAAATAGAGATATTTTAAATATAGTAGCAGATTTAAAACCCCACCGCGCCACCTTTGTTCCTGAAAAGAGAGAGGAGGTTACGACAGAGGGCGGACTTGATGTTTTTCGTTATGAAAATGATATAGCATATGCCGTAGAGCTGCTTCATGACTATCTTATCCCCGTTTCGCTATTTGTTGACCCAACGATTGAAGCTATAGAAAAATCAAAAGAGTTAGGTGCAGAAATGGTGGAGCTTCATACTGGAAGCTTTGCAAATATTTACGCAATGCTTAACTCATCTCTTAGTTACTCGAATCACTCTATAAAAGAGTTGGAGCTTCCCCGTAATGAGCTGGCTATAAAACTTGAAAAATCGATTCAAAATATAGCTGATGTTTCTGCATATGCTAAAAAAATCGGTCTTGAAGTTGCAGCCGGTCACGGATTAAACTACCATAATGTTTCTCATATGATGCGAATAAAAGAGATTACGGAATTAAATATAGGTCAAAGCATTATTGCAAGAAGTGTTTTTAGCGGCCTGGCAGAAGCCGTAAAAGAGATGAAAAGATTAACTACAAGAGAGCTAAATATATGA
- a CDS encoding thioredoxin domain-containing protein, which produces MSNRLKLEDSPYLQQHKENPVDWYPWCEEAFEKAKKENKAIFISIGYSSCHWCHVMKEKVFENQTCADILNKNFISIKVDREERPDIDKYYQEVYMLLNRRAGGWPTSIFCTPDNKPFYAGTYIAPESKENSIEGMGFIELTKLIADRISQNDEQILKNADEIEHFLQQKEHPKEATVLKEDFAKNFMHQVKNNYDTRYGGFSAAPKFPHTSTLGTLLIIDKLYSDKAAKAMVIYTLESMKKGGIYDLVDGGFCRYSVDDKWMVPHFEKMLYDNALLCELYTNAYLTYKDENFLNIAKETADFWHNYMSEDYLMYSASDADSKGEEGVYYTYTYDEVYKILSENGYENIEDILKKININKDGNFNGRNIIRFEDDEITDLFANIKILLKKIRSFKEHPFYDKKIQTSWSGMMIKSLFILGNIDTGYKQRAIKYLDKLLDTMFINGTLYHSTLIHKTPKIEAFLEDYAFLSQALIEAFNSTQDEIYLIRAQHFANLALEKFYDKGTWKFSIGEFETKAEISDNIYTSPVSVMIDVLISLSALLEDDKYNHFAFKTLEYNSYELGRRPVIYPYMLRQMLRYLKGERVVKSNVKNLESNAYALKSLDYPFVQKKANEDENYMICGDKCCFATTQNSNEINDIIKNSF; this is translated from the coding sequence ATGTCAAACAGATTAAAACTAGAAGATTCCCCATATCTTCAACAGCATAAAGAGAATCCGGTAGATTGGTATCCGTGGTGCGAAGAAGCATTTGAGAAAGCAAAAAAAGAGAATAAAGCCATCTTTATCTCCATCGGTTACAGCTCATGTCATTGGTGCCATGTTATGAAAGAGAAGGTTTTTGAAAACCAAACATGTGCAGATATTTTAAATAAAAATTTTATCAGCATAAAAGTGGACCGGGAAGAGCGTCCGGATATAGACAAGTACTACCAAGAGGTTTATATGCTTTTAAACCGCCGTGCAGGCGGATGGCCGACCTCTATATTCTGCACACCAGACAATAAACCTTTTTATGCCGGAACTTATATAGCTCCGGAATCAAAAGAGAACAGCATTGAGGGAATGGGATTTATAGAGCTTACTAAACTGATAGCCGATAGAATATCACAAAATGATGAGCAGATACTAAAAAATGCAGATGAAATAGAGCATTTTTTGCAACAAAAAGAGCATCCAAAAGAGGCAACAGTTTTAAAAGAGGATTTTGCAAAAAATTTTATGCATCAGGTAAAAAATAATTATGATACAAGATATGGAGGATTTTCAGCTGCGCCGAAATTTCCTCATACAAGCACTCTTGGCACGCTTCTTATTATTGACAAACTCTATAGTGACAAAGCTGCAAAAGCTATGGTTATTTATACACTAGAGAGTATGAAAAAAGGCGGCATATATGATTTAGTCGATGGCGGTTTTTGCCGTTACAGCGTTGATGATAAATGGATGGTGCCTCATTTTGAAAAGATGCTTTATGATAATGCTCTGCTTTGTGAACTCTATACAAATGCCTATCTGACTTATAAAGATGAAAATTTTTTAAATATTGCAAAAGAGACTGCGGATTTTTGGCATAACTATATGAGCGAGGATTATTTGATGTATAGTGCCAGTGATGCTGATAGCAAGGGTGAGGAGGGAGTATACTATACATACACTTATGATGAAGTTTATAAAATTTTATCTGAAAATGGGTATGAAAATATTGAGGATATTTTAAAAAAAATAAATATAAATAAAGATGGAAATTTTAACGGTAGAAATATCATTAGATTTGAAGATGATGAAATAACGGATCTATTTGCAAATATAAAAATTTTGTTAAAAAAAATCAGATCTTTTAAAGAGCACCCTTTTTATGACAAAAAAATCCAGACTTCATGGTCTGGCATGATGATAAAATCTCTTTTTATTTTAGGAAATATTGATACCGGTTATAAACAAAGAGCAATAAAATATCTTGATAAACTTCTTGATACTATGTTTATAAACGGTACTCTTTATCACTCAACTCTTATCCATAAAACTCCAAAAATAGAGGCTTTTTTAGAAGATTATGCTTTTCTTTCTCAGGCATTAATCGAAGCCTTTAACTCTACGCAGGATGAAATCTACTTAATTCGCGCCCAACACTTTGCGAATTTGGCTTTAGAGAAATTTTATGACAAAGGAACATGGAAGTTTAGTATTGGAGAGTTTGAAACAAAAGCAGAAATCTCAGACAATATATATACAAGTCCTGTAAGTGTAATGATTGATGTACTTATCTCACTCAGCGCTCTGCTTGAGGATGATAAATATAACCATTTTGCTTTTAAAACACTTGAATACAACTCCTATGAACTGGGAAGACGCCCTGTTATATATCCATATATGCTGCGACAAATGCTAAGATATCTAAAGGGTGAAAGAGTAGTAAAATCAAATGTAAAAAATTTAGAGTCAAATGCTTATGCATTAAAATCTTTAGATTATCCCTTTGTACAAAAAAAAGCGAATGAAGATGAAAATTATATGATTTGTGGCGATAAATGTTGCTTTGCAACAACACAAAACAGTAATGAAATCAATGATATAATTAAAAATAGTTTTTAA
- a CDS encoding cation:proton antiporter → MDVHNFFLTLFLILITARILGEIFARVGMPSVLGELSAGILLGSSVLGIVEPNEILKILAEIGIILLLFEVGLETDFTRLKNAGAKSLVVAIMGVILPFSFGLLTAYYLFGLAFDISLFIGGTLTATSIGITLRVLKDIHMENTNIAQIVIGAAVIDDIIGVILLVFIYDFSISHETNFEHTLSVAGMVITFLLLAPAFAKILSYIIHKYHGNDLVPGYIPTIIISLILLFSYLSHLVGAPAILGSFAAGIALSRRFFLPFGAFLSTNEPLLKEVKSNMTPIIQIFTPIFFVMVGLSVDLSIIDFSSSSFWIMGLSFIFIAFFSKFIGAFFIIQKSAKNNALIGISMIPRGEVGLIFAEMGRVNAILPNEIYAMLIFVIIITTVIPPFLLKKYFKGECV, encoded by the coding sequence ATGGATGTACATAATTTTTTTTTAACACTTTTTCTTATACTTATAACAGCAAGAATTTTAGGTGAGATTTTTGCAAGAGTGGGGATGCCTTCCGTTCTAGGCGAACTCTCTGCCGGAATCCTTCTCGGCTCTTCTGTTTTAGGCATTGTTGAACCTAATGAAATTTTAAAAATATTGGCAGAAATCGGTATCATTTTACTTCTTTTTGAGGTTGGTTTAGAGACTGATTTTACACGCCTTAAAAATGCAGGAGCGAAATCTCTTGTAGTGGCGATAATGGGCGTGATTTTGCCTTTTAGCTTTGGACTGCTCACGGCATACTACCTCTTTGGACTCGCTTTTGATATCTCTCTTTTTATAGGCGGAACGCTTACAGCTACAAGTATAGGCATCACCCTTAGAGTCCTAAAAGATATCCATATGGAAAACACCAATATTGCCCAAATCGTGATAGGTGCGGCAGTAATTGATGACATCATAGGAGTTATTCTTCTTGTTTTTATCTATGATTTTTCCATATCACATGAAACAAACTTTGAGCACACTCTCTCAGTCGCTGGAATGGTTATTACATTTTTGCTTTTAGCGCCTGCTTTTGCGAAAATTCTCTCATACATAATACATAAATATCATGGTAACGATTTAGTTCCAGGATATATTCCTACAATTATTATTTCGCTTATTCTTCTTTTTTCCTACCTCTCTCATCTTGTAGGCGCACCAGCTATTTTGGGCTCTTTTGCAGCCGGAATCGCACTCTCTAGAAGATTTTTTCTCCCTTTTGGGGCATTTTTAAGCACAAACGAGCCTCTGCTTAAAGAGGTAAAATCAAATATGACGCCCATCATCCAGATATTTACGCCTATTTTTTTCGTTATGGTCGGACTCTCCGTGGATCTTAGCATTATAGATTTTTCATCCTCCTCTTTTTGGATAATGGGGCTCTCTTTTATCTTTATAGCTTTCTTTAGTAAGTTTATCGGGGCGTTTTTTATCATACAAAAATCTGCCAAAAACAATGCACTTATCGGAATATCGATGATTCCAAGAGGAGAAGTGGGTCTTATATTTGCGGAGATGGGCAGAGTCAACGCCATTTTGCCAAATGAGATATACGCCATGCTTATCTTTGTTATCATCATCACAACCGTCATACCTCCTTTTTTGCTCAAAAAATATTTTAAAGGAGAGTGTGTTTAG
- the dsbD gene encoding protein-disulfide reductase DsbD, which produces MKKFLLLLVSSILLFGAQPKFLMPEEAFKPSAKLNDKMQIEVTLEIAKDIYLYEDALKFEIKNQNGIRIKDIKKPKSVEHHGDMVYLESPKLIVSLEKEAEVSGLVSVEFALSYQGCSEQGLCYEPYTEFFTFKLDSSKLESGKTAAKLDTKIEEKIKDNIETKNELSESDSIADTIKKGSVVWILLSFLGFGLLLALTPCTFPMIPIISGVIISQGEGITTKKAFMLSLVYVLAMAVAYTIAGVLAGLFGSNLQAALQTPWVIYSFSGIFVALALSMFGFYELKLPDSFVAKISSNHHSSHSGYAGVAIMGFLSALIVGPCVAAPLAGALVYIGQTGDALLGGAALFAMSIGMGLPLILVGVSAGKFMPKPGAWMTMVSAIFGVMMLGVAIWMLERVVDSYITMLLYSMLGISFALYLGVFEKEAHVFRKSAGMIIFIYSILLFIGTLGGSQSMKKPLEFLKPSASSISAVEKSSHLKFETVTSIKELDAILNANKGKKVMLDFSAEWCAVCKELDKKTFSNEAVKAKMGEFVLIQADLTANNQEQKELSKKYGVFGPPVILFFDKDLNVIKSKTIVGFIGPDEFLKHLNNI; this is translated from the coding sequence ATGAAAAAATTTCTTTTACTGCTTGTCTCATCTATTTTGCTTTTTGGCGCACAGCCTAAATTTTTAATGCCTGAAGAGGCTTTTAAGCCCTCTGCAAAATTAAACGATAAGATGCAGATAGAAGTAACACTGGAGATTGCAAAAGATATATATCTTTATGAAGATGCCTTAAAATTTGAGATAAAAAATCAAAACGGCATCCGTATAAAAGATATAAAAAAGCCAAAAAGCGTAGAACATCATGGCGATATGGTCTATTTGGAATCTCCGAAATTAATCGTAAGTTTGGAAAAAGAGGCGGAAGTTAGCGGTTTAGTAAGCGTAGAGTTTGCACTTTCATATCAGGGGTGCTCGGAGCAGGGACTTTGTTATGAACCCTATACAGAATTTTTTACATTTAAACTAGACAGTTCGAAGCTAGAGAGTGGTAAAACCGCAGCAAAATTAGATACCAAAATAGAAGAAAAAATTAAAGATAATATTGAAACAAAAAATGAGCTCTCAGAGAGTGATTCAATTGCAGATACGATAAAAAAAGGGAGTGTTGTATGGATTCTTCTTTCATTTTTAGGTTTTGGACTGCTTTTGGCTCTTACTCCATGTACATTTCCAATGATTCCTATTATTTCAGGAGTAATTATCTCTCAAGGAGAGGGAATTACAACTAAAAAAGCATTTATGCTCTCTTTAGTTTATGTTTTAGCCATGGCTGTTGCTTATACAATCGCGGGAGTTTTAGCAGGGCTCTTTGGTTCAAATCTACAAGCAGCTCTACAAACTCCTTGGGTGATTTACTCATTTTCCGGAATTTTTGTAGCTCTTGCTTTAAGTATGTTTGGTTTTTATGAGTTGAAGCTTCCTGACTCATTTGTTGCAAAAATAAGTTCAAATCATCATTCGAGTCATAGCGGTTATGCCGGTGTAGCAATTATGGGCTTTTTATCAGCTCTTATAGTTGGTCCTTGTGTGGCAGCACCGCTTGCAGGTGCTTTGGTTTACATTGGTCAAACAGGTGATGCGCTTCTTGGAGGAGCAGCTCTTTTTGCTATGAGTATAGGGATGGGGCTTCCTCTTATATTAGTGGGTGTAAGTGCCGGTAAGTTTATGCCTAAGCCCGGTGCATGGATGACAATGGTAAGCGCTATTTTTGGTGTAATGATGCTCGGTGTTGCTATATGGATGCTTGAGCGTGTTGTAGATAGTTATATCACTATGCTTCTTTATTCAATGCTTGGAATCAGCTTTGCTCTGTATTTGGGAGTTTTTGAAAAAGAGGCGCATGTATTTAGAAAAAGTGCAGGTATGATTATATTTATCTACTCAATACTGCTTTTTATCGGAACACTGGGCGGCTCTCAAAGTATGAAAAAACCACTGGAATTTTTAAAACCATCGGCTTCTTCTATTTCTGCTGTAGAAAAATCTTCGCATTTAAAGTTTGAAACAGTAACTTCCATTAAAGAACTTGATGCAATACTAAATGCAAACAAAGGCAAAAAAGTCATGCTTGATTTTAGTGCTGAGTGGTGTGCGGTGTGTAAAGAGCTTGACAAAAAAACTTTTTCAAATGAGGCGGTAAAAGCAAAAATGGGTGAGTTTGTACTTATCCAAGCAGATCTTACAGCAAACAATCAAGAACAAAAAGAGTTAAGTAAAAAGTATGGTGTATTTGGTCCGCCGGTTATTCTATTTTTTGATAAAGATTTAAATGTTATAAAATCAAAAACTATAGTAGGATTTATAGGCCCTGATGAGTTTTTAAAGCACTTAAATAATATATAG